The following are encoded in a window of Streptomyces sp. 11x1 genomic DNA:
- the rpmJ gene encoding 50S ribosomal protein L36, whose protein sequence is MKVKPSVKKICDKCRVIRRHGRVMVICENPRHKQRQG, encoded by the coding sequence ATGAAGGTCAAGCCGAGCGTCAAGAAGATCTGCGACAAGTGCAGGGTGATCCGCCGTCACGGTCGGGTCATGGTCATCTGCGAGAACCCGCGCCACAAGCAGCGCCAGGGCTGA
- the rplM gene encoding 50S ribosomal protein L13, giving the protein MRTYSPKPGDVTRQWHVIDAQDIVLGRLATTAANLLRGKHKPTYAPHMDMGDFVIIINADKVHLSGNKKTQKLAYRHSGYPGGLRSVRYDELLAKNPEKAVEKAIKGMIPKNSLGRQMLSKLKVYSGDQHPHAAQQPVPFEITQVAQ; this is encoded by the coding sequence GTGCGTACGTACAGCCCCAAGCCCGGCGATGTGACTCGCCAGTGGCACGTCATCGACGCACAGGACATCGTCCTGGGCCGTCTGGCTACCACTGCGGCGAACCTCCTCCGCGGCAAGCACAAGCCGACCTATGCCCCTCACATGGACATGGGCGACTTCGTCATCATCATCAACGCCGACAAGGTTCACCTGTCCGGCAACAAGAAGACCCAGAAGCTGGCGTACCGCCACTCCGGTTACCCGGGTGGTCTGCGCTCCGTCCGTTACGACGAGCTGCTGGCGAAGAACCCCGAGAAGGCCGTCGAGAAGGCCATCAAGGGCATGATCCCCAAGAACTCCCTGGGCCGTCAGATGCTCTCGAAGCTGAAGGTCTACTCGGGCGACCAGCACCCCCACGCTGCGCAGCAGCCGGTGCCGTTCGAGATCACCCAGGTCGCGCAGTAG
- the infA gene encoding translation initiation factor IF-1: protein MAKKQGAIEIEGTVVESLPNAMFKVELQNGHQVLAHISGKMRMHYIRILPDDRVVVELSPYDLTRGRIVYRYK from the coding sequence GTGGCCAAGAAGCAAGGTGCCATCGAGATCGAGGGCACTGTCGTCGAGTCTCTGCCGAACGCCATGTTCAAGGTCGAGCTCCAGAACGGCCACCAGGTCCTGGCACACATCAGCGGCAAGATGCGTATGCACTACATCCGCATCCTCCCTGACGACCGGGTCGTGGTGGAGCTGTCTCCGTACGACCTGACGCGTGGCCGGATCGTCTACCGCTACAAGTAG
- the rpsK gene encoding 30S ribosomal protein S11, whose protein sequence is MPPKGRQGAAKKVRRKEKKNVAHGHAHIKSTFNNTIVSITDPSGNVISWASAGHVGFKGSRKSTPFAAQMAAESAARRAQEHGMRKVDVFVKGPGSGRETAIRSLQATGLEVGSIQDVTPTPHNGCRPPKRRRV, encoded by the coding sequence ATGCCCCCCAAGGGTCGTCAGGGCGCTGCCAAGAAGGTGCGCCGCAAGGAAAAGAAGAACGTCGCTCACGGCCACGCGCACATCAAGAGCACGTTCAACAACACGATCGTCTCCATCACGGACCCCTCGGGCAACGTGATCTCCTGGGCCTCCGCCGGCCACGTCGGCTTCAAGGGCTCCCGGAAGTCCACGCCGTTCGCCGCGCAGATGGCCGCCGAGTCGGCCGCCCGTCGCGCGCAGGAGCACGGCATGCGCAAGGTCGACGTGTTCGTCAAGGGCCCGGGCTCGGGTCGTGAGACGGCCATCCGTTCGCTGCAGGCGACCGGTCTCGAGGTCGGCTCCATCCAGGACGTCACGCCCACCCCGCACAACGGCTGCCGTCCGCCCAAGCGCCGCCGCGTCTGA
- a CDS encoding adenylate kinase gives MRIVLVGPPGAGKGTQAAFLAQNLSIPHISTGDLFRANISKQTELGKLAKSYMDKGELVPDEVTIAMAKDRMEQPDAEHGFLLDGFPRNVSQAEALDVTLQEESMNLDAVLDLEVPEDEVVKRIAGRRICRNDSAHVFHVTYKKPKQEGVCDVCGGELYQRDDDSEETVRKRLEVYHTQTEPIIDYYKAQGLVVTISALGPVEEVTQRAMEALKREDDDQ, from the coding sequence ATGCGAATCGTCCTCGTCGGGCCGCCGGGTGCGGGCAAGGGAACGCAGGCCGCGTTCCTGGCACAGAACCTGTCGATCCCGCACATCTCCACGGGCGACCTGTTCCGGGCCAACATCAGCAAGCAGACGGAGCTCGGCAAACTCGCGAAGTCCTACATGGACAAGGGCGAGCTGGTGCCGGACGAGGTCACCATCGCGATGGCCAAGGACCGCATGGAGCAGCCGGACGCCGAGCACGGCTTTCTGCTCGACGGCTTCCCGCGCAACGTCTCGCAGGCCGAGGCGCTGGACGTGACGCTCCAGGAAGAGTCCATGAACCTGGACGCGGTGCTGGACCTGGAGGTCCCCGAGGACGAGGTCGTCAAGCGGATCGCCGGCCGTCGCATCTGCCGCAACGACTCCGCCCACGTCTTCCACGTCACGTACAAGAAGCCGAAGCAGGAGGGCGTCTGCGACGTCTGTGGCGGCGAGCTGTACCAGCGTGACGACGACTCCGAGGAGACCGTCCGCAAGCGCCTGGAGGTCTACCACACCCAGACCGAGCCGATCATCGACTACTACAAGGCCCAGGGCCTCGTGGTGACGATCTCGGCGCTCGGTCCGGTGGAGGAAGTCACCCAGCGCGCCATGGAGGCGCTCAAGCGCGAGGACGACGACCAGTAG
- a CDS encoding DNA-directed RNA polymerase subunit alpha: MLIAQRPSLTEEVVDEFRSRFVIEPLEPGFGYTLGNSLRRTLLSSIPGAAVTSIRIDGVLHEFTTVPGVKEDVTDLILNIKQLVVSSEHDEPVVMYLRKQGPGLVTAADIAPPAGVEVHNPDLVLATLNGKGKLEMELTVERGRGYVSAVQNKQVGQEIGRIPVDSIYSPVLKVTYKVEATRVEQRTDFDKLIVDVETKQAMRPRDAMASAGKTLVELFGLARELNIDAEGIDMGPSPTDAALAADLALPIEELELTVRSYNCLKREGIHSVGELVARSEADLLDIRNFGAKSIDEVKAKLAGMGLALKDSPPGFDPTAAADAFGADDDADAGFVETEQY, translated from the coding sequence ATGCTGATCGCTCAGCGTCCCTCGTTGACCGAAGAGGTCGTCGACGAGTTCCGCTCCCGGTTCGTGATCGAGCCGCTGGAGCCGGGCTTCGGCTACACCCTCGGCAACAGCCTCCGTCGCACGCTCCTGTCGTCGATCCCCGGCGCTGCTGTCACCAGCATCCGGATCGACGGTGTCCTGCACGAGTTCACCACCGTGCCGGGCGTCAAGGAGGACGTCACCGACCTGATCCTCAACATCAAGCAGCTGGTCGTCTCCTCGGAGCACGACGAGCCGGTCGTGATGTACCTGCGCAAGCAGGGCCCGGGGCTGGTCACCGCCGCCGACATCGCGCCCCCGGCCGGTGTCGAGGTGCACAACCCCGACCTGGTCCTCGCCACGCTCAACGGCAAGGGCAAGCTGGAGATGGAGCTGACGGTCGAGCGTGGCCGCGGTTACGTCTCCGCCGTGCAGAACAAGCAGGTGGGCCAGGAGATCGGCCGTATCCCGGTCGACTCCATCTACTCGCCGGTTCTCAAGGTCACGTACAAGGTCGAGGCCACGCGTGTCGAGCAGCGCACCGACTTCGACAAGCTGATCGTCGACGTCGAGACCAAGCAGGCGATGCGTCCCCGTGACGCCATGGCCTCCGCCGGTAAGACGCTGGTCGAGCTCTTCGGTCTCGCCCGTGAGCTCAACATCGACGCCGAGGGCATCGACATGGGTCCGTCCCCGACGGACGCCGCCCTGGCCGCTGATCTGGCGCTGCCGATCGAGGAGCTCGAGCTCACCGTTCGGTCGTACAACTGCCTCAAGCGTGAGGGCATCCACTCCGTGGGTGAGCTGGTCGCGCGCTCCGAGGCCGACCTGCTCGACATCCGTAACTTCGGTGCGAAGTCGATCGACGAGGTCAAGGCGAAGCTGGCCGGCATGGGCCTGGCCCTGAAGGACAGCCCGCCCGGATTCGACCCGACCGCTGCCGCGGACGCCTTCGGCGCGGACGACGACGCGGACGCCGGGTTCGTGGAGACCGAGCAGTACTAA
- the rpsM gene encoding 30S ribosomal protein S13 has protein sequence MARVSGVDIPRDKRVEVALTYVFGIGRTLSQETLAATGVNPNTRVRDLSEEQLVAIREYVDNNIKTEGDLRREIQADIRRKVEIGCYQGLRHRRGLPVRGQRTSTNARTRKGPRRAIAGKKKPGKK, from the coding sequence ATGGCACGCGTTTCCGGTGTTGACATCCCGCGCGACAAGCGCGTGGAGGTCGCCCTCACCTATGTGTTCGGCATCGGCCGGACCCTCTCCCAGGAGACGCTGGCAGCGACCGGCGTCAACCCGAACACCCGCGTTCGCGACCTCTCCGAGGAGCAGCTCGTCGCGATCCGCGAGTACGTGGACAACAACATCAAGACCGAGGGTGACCTCCGTCGCGAGATCCAGGCCGACATCCGCCGCAAGGTCGAGATCGGCTGCTACCAGGGTCTCCGTCACCGTCGTGGTCTGCCCGTCCGCGGTCAGCGCACCAGCACCAACGCTCGCACCCGCAAGGGCCCGCGTCGCGCCATCGCCGGTAAGAAGAAGCCGGGCAAGAAGTAG
- the map gene encoding type I methionyl aminopeptidase, whose amino-acid sequence MVQIKSPEQIAKMREAGLVVAAIHAATREAAVPGASTKDLDEVARKVLAEHGAKSNFLGYGGFPATICTSVNEVVVHGIPSDEVVLKDGDIISIDCGAIIDGWHGDAAYTAFVGSGHAPELIELSRVTEESMWAGIAAMKQGNRLVDVSRAIETYIRRQPKPGGGKYGIVEDYGGHGIGTEMHMDPHLLNYVERRRGKGPKLVPGFCLAIEPMVSLGTPKTEVLADDWTVVTTDGTWSSHWEHSVALTEQGPLVLTAPDGGKAKLAEYGITAAPDPVG is encoded by the coding sequence ATGGTGCAGATCAAGAGTCCCGAGCAGATCGCCAAGATGCGTGAGGCGGGGCTGGTCGTCGCCGCCATCCACGCGGCCACCCGGGAGGCCGCCGTGCCGGGTGCCTCCACGAAGGATCTCGACGAGGTCGCCCGCAAGGTTCTCGCGGAGCACGGGGCCAAGTCGAACTTCCTCGGGTACGGCGGCTTCCCGGCGACGATCTGCACCTCGGTGAACGAGGTCGTGGTCCATGGCATCCCGAGCGACGAGGTCGTCCTGAAGGACGGCGACATCATCTCCATCGACTGCGGCGCGATCATCGACGGCTGGCACGGTGACGCCGCCTACACCGCGTTCGTGGGGTCCGGGCACGCTCCGGAGCTGATCGAGCTGTCGCGGGTGACCGAGGAGTCCATGTGGGCCGGGATCGCCGCGATGAAGCAGGGGAACCGGCTCGTCGACGTCTCGCGGGCCATCGAGACGTACATCCGCCGGCAGCCGAAGCCGGGCGGCGGGAAGTACGGGATCGTCGAGGACTACGGCGGCCACGGCATCGGGACCGAGATGCACATGGACCCGCATCTGCTGAACTACGTCGAGCGGCGGCGGGGGAAGGGACCGAAGCTGGTGCCCGGCTTCTGCCTCGCGATCGAGCCGATGGTGTCGCTGGGGACGCCGAAGACGGAGGTCCTGGCGGACGACTGGACCGTGGTGACGACGGACGGGACGTGGTCGTCGCACTGGGAGCACTCGGTCGCCCTGACCGAGCAGGGGCCGCTTGTGCTGACGGCTCCCGACGGGGGCAAGGCGAAGCTGGCGGAGTACGGGATCACTGCGGCTCCGGATCCGGTGGGCTGA
- the truA gene encoding tRNA pseudouridine(38-40) synthase TruA produces MSDEVQPGFVRVRLDLSYDGSDFSGWAKQAGGRRTVQGEIEDALRTVTRSRETFELTVAGRTDAGVHARGQVAHVDLPEAVWREHHEKLLKRLAGRLSRDVRVWALREAPSGFNARFSAIWRRYAYRVTDNPGGVDPLLRGHVLWHDWPLDVDAMNEAARRLLGEHDFAAYCKRREGATTIRTLQELSLVRGDDGIITATVRADAFCHNMVRSLIGALLFVGDGHRGPEWPGKVLAAGVRDSAVHVVRPHGLTLEEVGYPADELLAARSREARNRRSLPGVPGAGCC; encoded by the coding sequence GTGAGTGACGAAGTGCAGCCCGGGTTCGTCCGTGTGCGGCTCGATCTGTCGTACGACGGGAGTGACTTCTCCGGGTGGGCCAAGCAGGCCGGCGGGCGGCGGACCGTGCAGGGGGAGATCGAGGACGCCCTGCGGACCGTGACGCGGTCCCGGGAGACCTTCGAGCTGACCGTGGCCGGGCGGACGGACGCCGGGGTGCACGCGCGGGGGCAGGTGGCGCACGTGGACCTGCCGGAGGCGGTCTGGCGTGAGCACCACGAGAAGCTGCTGAAGCGGCTCGCGGGGCGTCTGTCGAGGGACGTGCGGGTCTGGGCGCTCAGGGAGGCGCCCAGCGGCTTCAACGCGCGGTTCTCGGCGATCTGGCGGCGGTACGCCTACCGGGTCACCGACAACCCCGGCGGTGTCGATCCGTTGCTGCGCGGTCACGTCCTGTGGCACGACTGGCCGCTGGACGTCGACGCCATGAACGAGGCGGCACGGCGGCTGCTGGGGGAGCACGACTTCGCCGCGTACTGCAAGCGGCGGGAGGGGGCGACCACCATCCGCACACTGCAGGAGCTGAGCCTGGTGCGGGGCGACGACGGGATCATCACCGCCACCGTGCGGGCCGACGCCTTCTGCCACAACATGGTGCGCTCGCTGATCGGGGCCCTGCTGTTCGTGGGGGACGGCCACCGGGGGCCCGAATGGCCCGGGAAGGTGCTGGCCGCCGGCGTACGGGACTCCGCCGTGCATGTCGTACGGCCGCACGGGCTGACCCTGGAGGAGGTCGGGTACCCGGCGGACGAGCTGCTGGCCGCGCGGAGCAGGGAGGCGCGGAACCGGCGGAGTCTGCCAGGGGTACCCGGGGCCGGCTGCTGCTGA
- the rplQ gene encoding 50S ribosomal protein L17, with translation MPKPTKGARLGGSAAHEKLLLANLAKSLFEHGRITTTEAKARRLRPYAERLVTKAKKGDLHNRRQVLQVITDKSVVHTLFTEIGPRYENRPGGYTRITKIGNRRGDNAPMAVIELVEALTVAQEATGEAEAATKRAAKDAETPAAEAKVDTTKADDSADEAAEESKDA, from the coding sequence ATGCCGAAGCCCACCAAGGGTGCCCGTCTGGGCGGCAGTGCCGCGCACGAGAAGCTGCTTCTCGCGAACCTCGCGAAGTCGCTCTTCGAGCACGGCCGCATCACCACCACCGAGGCGAAGGCCCGCCGTCTGCGGCCGTACGCCGAGCGTCTGGTCACCAAGGCGAAGAAGGGCGACCTTCACAACCGCCGCCAGGTGCTCCAGGTCATCACGGACAAGAGCGTCGTGCACACGCTCTTCACCGAGATCGGCCCGCGGTACGAGAACCGTCCGGGTGGCTACACCCGGATCACCAAGATCGGTAACCGTCGTGGCGACAACGCGCCCATGGCTGTCATCGAGCTGGTCGAGGCGCTGACCGTCGCGCAGGAGGCCACGGGCGAGGCCGAGGCCGCCACCAAGCGTGCCGCCAAGGACGCGGAGACGCCTGCCGCTGAGGCCAAGGTGGACACCACCAAGGCTGACGACAGCGCGGACGAGGCTGCCGAGGAGTCCAAGGACGCGTAG